CTGGGCCGGGTCGAGCTGGCGCACCAGTTGGCTCAGCGTCGAGCGCAGGACGTGGGGCTGGCCTTGGGCGTAGAGTGTGACGTAATTGCCGGTGGCCTCGACGTACTGCACCTGCTCGGTCGGCACGAAGTACAAGCGGCCCGGCTGCTTGATCAACAATTGCGTGGGGAACGGCTCGGCTGGAACGGGCCGAGCGGGCAACGTTGCGAGCAAAGCCGTGAGCTGCTGCTGCAGGTGGCCGGTTTGTTGTTGCGCGACCCGCTGGCGCACGTGCGCGAGACAGCGCGTGAAGCGGTCCGGGTCTAGGGGTTTGAGCAAATAATCCACGGCGTGCGCTTCGAAGGCCTGCAGGGTGTAGTGCTCATACGCCGTGACGAAGACCACCAGCGGCAAGACGGGTGCTGCCACCTGCTGCAACACTTGCAGGCCGGTAAGATCCGGCATCTGCACGTCCAGAAAAACTAAGTCAATGGGGGCGGCGCCGGCAAGGGCGGCCACGGCCTCGGTGCCATTGCTGCATTCGCCCTGCACGGCAAAGTCGGGTGCGGCCGCTAGGAGCTGGGCAATGCGGCGGCGCGCTAAGGGCTCATCATCCACAATCAGGGTACGGATCGGCGTCATACAGTCAAGGTTAGCGCTCGGCCAGCTGAAAGGGTACCGTGAGGTGAACACAGGTACCCTGCTCCGGCCCGGAGCCCAGGCGGAAGGTGTAGCGGGTTCCGTAGAGGGTCTGCAGGCGCTGCTCGCTGTTGGCCAGGCCAATGCCGCGCGGGCTGGCCGTGGTGGGACCGTTGCCGGTGTTGTGCACTTCCAGCGCGAGCCAATCGCCCTGGCGCGTCGCCTTGATATGGATCCGGCCGCCGCCCACCGACGCGAGCCCGTGGCGAACGGCGTTTTCCACCAGGGGCTGCAACAACAAGTGCGGCACCAGGGCCTGCAAGGTCGCTGGCTCCACGTGGTGGGTGAAGGTAAGGCGGTCGGAAAACCGCACCTGCTCAATGGCGAGGTAGAGCTGGGCAAAGTGGAGCTCATGGGCTAAAGGCACCTGCTGGGCCTGCGAGTGGTCGAGCACCAAGCGCAGAAACTCGCCGAGTTTGGCGGTCATGCGCTGCGCAGCCTGGGGCTCATCCTCAATGAGGGTAGAAAGAGCGTTCAAGGCGTTAAAGAGAAAGTGCGGGTTGAGCTGCTGCTTGAGGGCGTGCAACTGGGCCTGCGCCAACTGCATTTCCAGGCGCACGGCCTCGACATTACGGTGCTGCCATTTCTGGTAGAAGTCCAGGGCATAAGCCACGAAGAGGATCATCCAGTAAATGGGAACCCAGACGTTGACCGATCCAATGATCGCTGCCCAGGAGAGGTGCACCCACGGCGCTGCCACCAGGTAGAGGGCCGCCAGATACAGGGCACGGTAAACAATGGTCAGCAGCACGCTAGACGCGGCGTGTACCAGCAAGTACAGCAGCCACCGCGCGCGTCCGGCGGTCAGGTTGAAGCGCGTGGCTAGCTCGAACACCAGGGGGGTAAGCAGCGTGCCAATCAGCCCGTAGATCAGAGGACCGAGCACCAGGGTACGCCAGGGCAAGGGCGCGCCACTCGTCAGGGCCTGCCCATACACCAGCAGGATCATCAGGAGCGTGAACACGCCCCAGGCCAGGGCAATGCGGAACCATGTAAGACGGTAGAAGAGAAGCATGCAGGAGAAACCAAGCCGAGCTTCTCCAACGCAACAAGGGGTCGTGGAGTTGACACCCGTTGAGTAGGCGTGAGAAACAGCGCCTCTCCGGTTGTGGGTGGACAGCGGCTTCTAGGTGGTGCGCGTCCTAAATGCTTAGCTGGTTCTGGGACTGGGTGCACCAGTAGCCTAGCTCCAGCGTCGGCCGGCTTGGCTGCCGAACTAGTGGCGTCGCTTCACAAGCGTACTACTTGCCTAAGTCCTACTGTTTATCTCCTCCTATTGTTCACTAAAACGAGTCAATAAAGTCAGCACAAAAACAAAAAGCGCGGTAGCTATCAGCTACCGCGCTTTTTGTTTTTGTGCTGACTTTATTGGTTAGGCTCCGCTAGCTTCCTCTGTAGCCATGCTACCGAAGGTACCGGCTGTGCCTGCGCTGCCTAGGCAGCCTGTGGCGGAACCGAAGCTGCCGACTGACCCGAAAGAGCCAAAGCAGCTGGATACTTCCGTGATTTCTGAATCAATGCCGGTCAGTTCCACGGCGGATAGACCTTCAGCAGCAGGCAGGCTGGCGTAGAAGTTTGCTTCTTCAGCGTTGGGAGTGAGGTTTGTGCTCATAATAGTAGTTGGTTAAAAATGGTTGGATAAGAAAATGGTTGAAAAAAATGAAGAAAAGGTTGACAGATAAGAAGAAAGAGATTGTTGTCGTGAGAACATGACAAAGGTGCACGGTGGGCTCAGCGGAGGCAATTTTCAGGGATATACACCCATTTGCCCGGTACAATTACCCGTTTAAGGTGGACCAAGCATTATCTGTGTGGATGCAGTGCTGTTCCTGCTAGAGATAATAGTGCTTGATTGTTCTACAGTCGTAGCCATTAGAAGACCGAAATTTCTCTCAATTGCGGTACGGTGCTCTACAGACATCTGCTGGTCCAAGCGGGTGGTCCTAATAAATCAATAGATTAGAAAGTACCGCTAGCTAACGCGAGTGTTAGTTGCTAGTAGCTAATGACCGCCAGATATTCTTCAGAGAAACTGGGTTGCCATTGGCAGTAATAGACAAGCGGTAAATCTTGCCAGTAACATAAATCATGGCGAGAAAAGATAGCACAAGGATACTCAGCGAAAGAAGCAGTTGCTGTACCGGAACACCATAGGGCAAGATAGTGGGGATAGCCATAGGTGAGAAAAAAGGCACATACATAGCAATTTTCGTGACCATACTTGTGGGAAAGCTAGCTGAAAACATGGCCACGTAAATACTCATGATATTGATGATGTTTCCCAGGAAGGAAAGTGACGCGCTGCTGTCGGCCGCTGCACTCACACCTATGGCAGTTGTAAAGGCCCCATTCAGGAGAAATCCGAAGATGAAAAAGAGGGGAATAAAGGTCAGCATCTTTTGAATTGGTAAATACTGCACATTATTCAGAATAAAAGTTAAATTAAATGGCCCACCGGATTGATTGCTACCGCCACCAAAAAAATTTACATCAAGCCAGTGCAGTCCTTTTAAGTAAAGTATTGCCATAAATACCCATAACGTCATCTGCATCAGGGATACGAAACCGGAACCTAATATTTTCCCAAACATTAAATTAAAAGGCTTTACATGCATAGATAACACTTCCGCCAAGCGGTTTTGTTTTTCCTCAGCAACACTTTTTAAGATTGAATTATTGAAAAGAATAAGTAATAGGTATAGTAACATACCGGTTGTATAAGCAATAGAAGCAGCTAGCATGTTAACGTTACTCTTCTTGTAATCAACGACAACTGGATAGATGCTGCGGTAGTTTGTAAGGGCCTCGATATCTTGCTGCGATATTTGTATATTTTTAGCCAATGTTTGTAAAAAGTATTGATTGACGTAAGCTTCAATATCTTTATATTGATTTTCTCGTCCAGCATCCTTTTGCGGTACATATAACTTGATCGGCATACTAGATGATCCGGCAGCAGCATCCGCGGGAATGTACAATACTCCTAATAAATCATTTTTTCGATTAGAAAGCTGTTTTTTAGCTTGTTCCAACGTGCCTGGCAGGTGAAAAAATATTAACCCCCGATACAATATTGTATCCTTTGCCTGGGTCGCGGCTAGCTCACTCACAATGCCTACCTTAACTACGGCCTTAATCGACGGCTTCATGAATATGGCGAAGAGAAAGGGAATTACAAATAAAATTGGAGATATTAGAGAAAATAATAGGAAGGATTTAGTTTTCACCCGAATTGATAACTCGCGCTTGACGACATAATATAGCTGGCTCATACTAAGTTGTTTAAAGGATGAGAAAAGATGGTGTTATTTTTTATAATATTGATAAATATATCGTTCATCGTTGGAGACGTTTCAACAAAGCGTTGCACACTAACATCGGCAGATAAAATATCCTGCAAGAAGATAGATGCTTCCGTATTGTCTTGTAGACTAACACGATAATTGTTCTTGTCACGCGAAACGAATATATACTTTGCTAGCAGTGCATCATCAAGCGTTCGATTAGTAGTCAGCTCATAAGTACCAGTTTTGAAGTGCGCTTTTACCTCGCTTATTTTCCCTTCCAGCATTTTTACGCCTTGATTGAGCAGGCAAACTTTATCACAAATAGTTTCTACCTGGTCCATTCGGTGCGTAGAAAGAATAATCGCTACGCCATTATTACGGAGGTGCAGGATTTCTTTTT
This genomic interval from Hymenobacter sp. GOD-10R contains the following:
- a CDS encoding LytTR family DNA-binding domain-containing protein, whose protein sequence is MTPIRTLIVDDEPLARRRIAQLLAAAPDFAVQGECSNGTEAVAALAGAAPIDLVFLDVQMPDLTGLQVLQQVAAPVLPLVVFVTAYEHYTLQAFEAHAVDYLLKPLDPDRFTRCLAHVRQRVAQQQTGHLQQQLTALLATLPARPVPAEPFPTQLLIKQPGRLYFVPTEQVQYVEATGNYVTLYAQGQPHVLRSTLSQLVRQLDPAQFLRIHRSLIVNTQHLKELRPWTHGEYLLTLHDGTHLTSSRSYSEDLQQFLNQFLS
- a CDS encoding sensor histidine kinase — encoded protein: MLLFYRLTWFRIALAWGVFTLLMILLVYGQALTSGAPLPWRTLVLGPLIYGLIGTLLTPLVFELATRFNLTAGRARWLLYLLVHAASSVLLTIVYRALYLAALYLVAAPWVHLSWAAIIGSVNVWVPIYWMILFVAYALDFYQKWQHRNVEAVRLEMQLAQAQLHALKQQLNPHFLFNALNALSTLIEDEPQAAQRMTAKLGEFLRLVLDHSQAQQVPLAHELHFAQLYLAIEQVRFSDRLTFTHHVEPATLQALVPHLLLQPLVENAVRHGLASVGGGRIHIKATRQGDWLALEVHNTGNGPTTASPRGIGLANSEQRLQTLYGTRYTFRLGSGPEQGTCVHLTVPFQLAER
- a CDS encoding ABC transporter permease, producing MSQLYYVVKRELSIRVKTKSFLLFSLISPILFVIPFLFAIFMKPSIKAVVKVGIVSELAATQAKDTILYRGLIFFHLPGTLEQAKKQLSNRKNDLLGVLYIPADAAAGSSSMPIKLYVPQKDAGRENQYKDIEAYVNQYFLQTLAKNIQISQQDIEALTNYRSIYPVVVDYKKSNVNMLAASIAYTTGMLLYLLLILFNNSILKSVAEEKQNRLAEVLSMHVKPFNLMFGKILGSGFVSLMQMTLWVFMAILYLKGLHWLDVNFFGGGSNQSGGPFNLTFILNNVQYLPIQKMLTFIPLFFIFGFLLNGAFTTAIGVSAAADSSASLSFLGNIINIMSIYVAMFSASFPTSMVTKIAMYVPFFSPMAIPTILPYGVPVQQLLLSLSILVLSFLAMIYVTGKIYRLSITANGNPVSLKNIWRSLATSN